One genomic segment of Nonomuraea coxensis DSM 45129 includes these proteins:
- a CDS encoding beta-galactosidase yields the protein MSRMDAFRARMGGLAYGGDYNPEQWDREVWREDVRLMREAGVNLVSLGVFAWASLEPEPGTYEFGWLDEVMDLLHDNGIAVNLATPTAAPPVWLTHLHPEVFPVREDGQPFGFGNRLHYDPSSPIYRRHAAAITTKLAERYSFHPALAMWHISNEYGPTAYNEAAAVSFRRWLRRRYGTLDRLNEAWTTRFWGQVYTDWEQIDVPHIPRTWMNPTRRLDFKRFTSDALLECFVAERDIVRSFRDDLPVLTNFMRFFRHADYWRWAPEEDAAALDIYPDPADPGSHVPAAFNFDLFRSLKGGQPWLLMEQSSSAVSQWRLNVVKEPGRMRLGSLQALARASDSVMFFQWRASRGGQERFHSAMVPHSGPDSRTFREIKDLGRELRLLAPVAGTTSRAEIAILFDWDGWWGLEEVFGLPRSDFGYTGTVMRHYTPLWERHHAVDVVPAGAPLDGYKVLVVPNAYLMGDEGVRRVTGFARAGGTVLMSFFSGVVDADNRVRPDGYPGAFRELIGAKIDEYWPARPDERFTVEFMGGRTATSTWWREDLRLEGGTALATYADGLLAGRAAVVENRYGAGRVVYVATLLEQAAFDELVAATVEAAGVRTRFAGVPAHVECAVRGDETHEYVFLLNHSGESGASVPLETDGTDLLTGRAVAGRVELAPLGAAVVRIARRSALTPPAAG from the coding sequence ATGAGCCGGATGGACGCCTTCCGCGCCCGCATGGGGGGCCTCGCCTACGGCGGCGACTACAACCCCGAGCAATGGGACCGCGAGGTGTGGCGGGAGGACGTGCGCCTGATGCGCGAGGCGGGCGTCAACCTGGTCTCGCTGGGCGTGTTCGCGTGGGCGTCGCTGGAGCCGGAGCCCGGCACGTACGAGTTCGGCTGGCTGGACGAGGTCATGGACCTCCTCCACGACAACGGCATCGCCGTCAACCTGGCCACCCCGACCGCGGCGCCGCCCGTCTGGCTGACGCACCTGCACCCCGAGGTGTTCCCCGTCAGGGAGGACGGCCAGCCGTTCGGCTTCGGCAACCGCCTGCACTACGACCCCTCCTCGCCGATCTACCGCCGCCACGCCGCCGCGATCACCACGAAGCTGGCCGAGCGCTACTCCTTCCACCCGGCGCTCGCGATGTGGCACATCAGCAACGAGTACGGCCCCACCGCCTACAACGAGGCCGCGGCCGTGAGCTTCCGCCGCTGGCTGCGCCGCAGGTACGGCACCCTCGACCGGCTCAACGAGGCGTGGACCACCCGCTTCTGGGGCCAGGTCTACACCGACTGGGAGCAGATCGACGTCCCCCACATCCCGCGCACCTGGATGAACCCCACCCGCCGGCTCGACTTCAAGCGCTTCACCTCCGACGCGCTGCTGGAGTGCTTCGTCGCCGAGCGCGACATCGTCCGCTCCTTCCGCGACGACCTGCCGGTGCTGACCAACTTCATGCGCTTCTTCCGGCACGCCGACTACTGGAGGTGGGCGCCGGAGGAGGACGCGGCGGCGCTCGACATCTACCCGGACCCCGCCGACCCCGGCTCGCACGTCCCCGCGGCGTTCAACTTCGACCTGTTCCGCTCGCTGAAGGGCGGGCAGCCGTGGCTACTGATGGAGCAGTCGAGCAGCGCCGTCAGCCAGTGGCGGCTCAACGTCGTCAAGGAGCCGGGGCGGATGCGGCTCGGCTCGTTGCAGGCGCTGGCGCGGGCGTCGGACTCGGTGATGTTCTTCCAGTGGCGGGCGAGCCGGGGCGGGCAGGAGCGCTTCCACTCGGCGATGGTGCCGCACTCGGGCCCGGACTCGCGGACGTTCAGGGAGATCAAGGACCTGGGGCGGGAGCTGAGGCTGCTGGCCCCGGTCGCCGGGACCACCTCGCGGGCCGAGATCGCGATCCTGTTCGACTGGGACGGCTGGTGGGGGCTGGAGGAGGTCTTCGGGCTGCCGCGCAGCGACTTCGGCTACACCGGCACGGTGATGCGGCACTACACGCCGCTGTGGGAGCGGCACCACGCGGTGGACGTGGTGCCGGCCGGCGCGCCGCTCGACGGGTACAAGGTGCTGGTGGTGCCGAACGCGTACCTGATGGGTGACGAGGGCGTGCGGCGGGTCACCGGGTTCGCGCGGGCCGGCGGCACCGTGCTCATGTCGTTCTTCTCCGGCGTCGTGGACGCCGACAACCGGGTGCGGCCGGACGGGTACCCGGGCGCGTTCCGCGAGCTCATCGGGGCGAAGATCGACGAGTACTGGCCGGCCAGGCCGGACGAGCGGTTCACGGTGGAGTTCATGGGCGGGCGCACCGCCACCTCCACCTGGTGGCGCGAGGACCTGCGGCTCGAAGGCGGCACGGCCCTCGCCACCTACGCCGACGGGCTGCTCGCCGGCCGGGCCGCCGTGGTGGAGAACCGCTACGGCGCCGGGCGGGTCGTCTACGTCGCGACCCTGCTGGAGCAGGCGGCCTTCGACGAGCTGGTGGCGGCCACGGTCGAGGCGGCGGGGGTGCGTACGCGCTTCGCGGGCGTCCCCGCCCACGTGGAGTGCGCGGTGCGCGGGGACGAGACCCACGAGTACGTGTTCCTGCTCAACCACAGCGGCGAGTCGGGCGCGTCCGTGCCTCTGGAGACGGACGGCACGGACCTGCTCACCGGCCGGGCCGTGGCCGGGCGGGTGGAGCTGGCGCCGCTCGGCGCGGCGGTCGTCAGGATCGCCCGCCGATCGGCTCTCACGCCTCCGGCCGCCGGGTGA
- a CDS encoding GH92 family glycosyl hydrolase — protein MSVWSLPVVAALVVGAAFPAGPVIPAAAQDVDMVRDPAALVNVFHGTKEAAADFGHGGGGGMTFPGAVLPFGMMQWSPDTVADAGGGYRWEDNRLRGYSMTHLSGPGCTGAQDFPVLPFSGAIGRSPATHGEDYVQTFAHSGERAAPGFYSATLDTGIRTELSVSMRAGVGRFTFPPGKPGTLLLNTSGSINGVDDGETRISGDAVEGWVQTGGFCGPPMRYKVYFRATFDQPFTAFGTWKDDEVRPGARTVANAGAARVRGDVVTQDDVVVDGPGSGAYLQFDPARPVQMRVGLSYVSLAGAAKNLAAEIGAKSFDQVRAEAAAVWDRRLGQVRIGGGTDAQRRTFYSNLYHALLQPYVFEDVDGVYTGMDGEPRTVAPGRHHYATFSGWDIYRSEVQLLALLAPDVASDIAQSMYDNAQALGNVWDRWSHQNAVTGVMVGDPYHVILSTMYAFGARGFDFASALKAMAEAARRVGPRDIGHPLLGYDERPGNAAYMSKGHVPYDPSATLEYGAADFGIAQLATRLGDRVTAGEFMKRAQAAWQSMYNPGEDWIQPRMGEGSFKAPFDPAHPDVYMEGNGAQYHWMVPYNPVGLFTAMGGAAKVEPRLDAYFKELNAGPARPYAYLGNEPALSSPWLYAWLGKPHKTQEVVRRAQKELFGPGPDGLVGNDDLGAMGSWYVWSAIGLYPAIPGRAELFVSTPLFDRVTIDRPAGDIVVNAPGAAGGYVRALRVDGVPTAKAWLPETFATGGGRLDVTVGTSPAPSFGASAADAPPSFAQGSRPYLAGMAPGSGPVEPGGVFKAELAVRSLGGAATLAWQARPPAGVTVSPPGGTLNVAASGQARVALTVTVSASLATGFVTVPVTVGDTVASVRLNVARRGSPEWHHNNAGIGDESAQGEANLDGAGFSYAGQALAGAGLRPGEAVTWKDFRFTWPDRRKGEWDNLRPGTQPLEVAAPAGASRIAFLGSGTHGDPQSKVTITYTDGTTSSAVLGFSDWILDWNQDQPSFGNEIVATTPYRLYWGSWELHPINTYVYAAQPIPLDPAKRVRSLTFAPVDEGQMHIFTWAFA, from the coding sequence GTGTCTGTTTGGTCCTTACCCGTCGTCGCCGCCCTGGTCGTGGGGGCGGCGTTCCCCGCGGGGCCGGTGATCCCGGCCGCCGCCCAGGACGTCGACATGGTGCGCGATCCGGCCGCGCTGGTCAACGTGTTCCACGGCACCAAGGAGGCGGCGGCCGACTTCGGCCACGGCGGAGGCGGCGGGATGACCTTCCCCGGCGCGGTGCTGCCGTTCGGGATGATGCAGTGGAGCCCCGACACGGTCGCCGACGCCGGGGGCGGCTACCGGTGGGAGGACAACCGGCTGCGCGGCTACTCGATGACGCACCTGTCCGGGCCGGGCTGCACGGGCGCGCAGGACTTCCCGGTGCTGCCGTTCTCCGGCGCGATCGGCCGCTCGCCGGCCACGCACGGCGAGGACTACGTCCAGACGTTCGCGCACTCCGGCGAGCGGGCCGCGCCCGGCTTCTACAGCGCCACCCTGGACACCGGGATCAGGACCGAGCTCTCGGTCAGCATGCGGGCGGGCGTCGGCCGCTTCACCTTCCCGCCGGGCAAGCCCGGGACGCTGCTGCTGAACACCAGCGGCTCGATCAACGGCGTGGACGACGGCGAGACCAGGATCAGCGGCGACGCCGTCGAGGGGTGGGTCCAGACGGGCGGCTTCTGCGGCCCGCCCATGCGTTACAAGGTCTACTTCCGCGCCACCTTCGACCAGCCCTTCACGGCCTTCGGCACCTGGAAGGACGACGAGGTGCGGCCGGGGGCGCGAACGGTGGCCAACGCCGGCGCCGCCCGGGTGCGCGGCGACGTCGTCACCCAGGACGACGTGGTCGTCGACGGGCCGGGGTCGGGGGCGTACCTGCAGTTCGATCCCGCGCGGCCGGTGCAGATGCGGGTCGGGCTGTCGTACGTGAGCCTCGCGGGCGCGGCGAAGAACCTGGCCGCCGAGATCGGCGCTAAGAGCTTCGACCAGGTGCGCGCCGAGGCGGCCGCGGTCTGGGACCGGCGGCTCGGCCAGGTGCGGATCGGCGGCGGCACCGACGCCCAGCGGCGCACCTTCTACAGCAACCTCTACCACGCGCTGCTCCAGCCGTACGTGTTCGAGGACGTGGACGGCGTCTACACCGGCATGGACGGCGAACCGCGCACCGTCGCGCCCGGCCGCCACCACTACGCCACCTTCTCCGGCTGGGACATCTACCGCAGCGAGGTGCAGCTCCTCGCCCTGCTCGCGCCCGACGTGGCGAGCGACATCGCCCAGTCCATGTACGACAACGCCCAGGCCCTCGGCAACGTCTGGGACCGCTGGTCGCACCAGAACGCGGTGACCGGGGTCATGGTCGGCGACCCGTACCACGTGATCCTGTCCACCATGTACGCCTTCGGCGCCCGCGGCTTCGACTTCGCCTCGGCGCTCAAGGCGATGGCGGAGGCCGCCCGCAGGGTCGGCCCGCGCGACATCGGCCATCCGCTGCTCGGCTACGACGAGCGGCCAGGCAACGCGGCCTACATGAGCAAGGGCCACGTCCCGTACGACCCCTCGGCCACGCTGGAGTACGGGGCCGCCGACTTCGGCATCGCCCAGCTCGCCACCCGGCTCGGCGACCGGGTGACGGCCGGCGAGTTCATGAAGCGGGCGCAGGCCGCCTGGCAGAGCATGTACAACCCGGGCGAGGACTGGATCCAGCCGCGGATGGGCGAGGGCTCGTTCAAGGCGCCGTTCGACCCGGCCCATCCCGACGTGTACATGGAGGGCAACGGCGCCCAGTACCACTGGATGGTGCCGTACAACCCGGTGGGCCTGTTCACCGCGATGGGCGGCGCGGCCAAGGTGGAGCCCCGGCTCGACGCCTACTTCAAGGAGCTGAACGCCGGCCCGGCGCGGCCCTACGCCTACCTCGGCAACGAGCCGGCGCTGTCCTCGCCGTGGCTGTACGCCTGGCTGGGCAAGCCGCACAAGACGCAGGAAGTGGTGCGGCGGGCGCAGAAGGAGCTGTTCGGGCCCGGCCCGGACGGCCTGGTCGGCAACGACGACCTGGGCGCGATGGGCTCCTGGTACGTGTGGTCCGCGATCGGCCTCTACCCGGCGATCCCCGGCCGCGCCGAACTGTTCGTGAGCACGCCGCTGTTCGACCGGGTGACGATCGACCGCCCGGCCGGCGACATCGTGGTCAACGCGCCCGGCGCGGCCGGCGGGTACGTCCGCGCCCTGCGCGTCGACGGCGTCCCGACGGCGAAGGCGTGGCTGCCTGAGACGTTCGCGACCGGGGGCGGGCGGCTCGACGTCACCGTGGGCACGAGCCCGGCCCCGTCGTTCGGCGCCTCCGCCGCCGACGCGCCGCCCTCGTTCGCGCAGGGCTCGCGGCCCTACCTCGCGGGGATGGCGCCGGGCAGCGGGCCGGTGGAGCCGGGCGGGGTGTTCAAGGCCGAGCTGGCGGTCCGCTCGCTCGGCGGCGCGGCCACGCTCGCCTGGCAGGCGAGGCCGCCGGCCGGCGTCACGGTGTCGCCGCCGGGCGGCACGCTCAACGTCGCCGCCTCCGGCCAGGCCAGGGTCGCGCTGACCGTCACGGTGTCCGCCTCGCTCGCCACCGGCTTCGTCACGGTGCCGGTGACGGTGGGCGACACCGTGGCCTCCGTACGGCTCAACGTCGCCCGGCGCGGCAGCCCCGAGTGGCACCACAACAACGCGGGCATCGGCGACGAGAGCGCGCAGGGCGAGGCCAACCTCGACGGCGCCGGGTTCAGCTACGCGGGGCAGGCGCTGGCGGGCGCGGGGCTGCGTCCCGGCGAGGCGGTGACCTGGAAGGACTTCCGCTTCACCTGGCCGGACCGGCGGAAGGGCGAGTGGGACAACCTCCGGCCGGGCACGCAGCCGCTGGAGGTGGCCGCCCCGGCCGGCGCGAGCCGGATCGCCTTCCTCGGCTCGGGCACGCACGGCGACCCTCAGTCGAAGGTGACGATCACCTACACCGACGGCACGACGAGCAGCGCCGTCCTCGGCTTCAGCGACTGGATCCTCGACTGGAACCAGGACCAGCCGAGCTTCGGCAACGAGATCGTGGCGACCACCCCCTACCGGCTGTACTGGGGCTCGTGGGAGCTCCACCCCATCAACACCTACGTCTACGCCGCCCAGCCGATCCCGCTGGACCCGGCGAAGCGGGTCAGGAGCCTGACCTTCGCGCCGGTGGACGAGGGCCAGATGCACATCTTCACCTGGGCCTTCGCCTGA
- a CDS encoding class I SAM-dependent methyltransferase — MAYAAGHPHRIAPHLRRLARDTWYRLRTRDHIAYYRRVMRSDTARDPEGAVGSHTHKRWLALGRTQFDYLVRHGLKPECRMLEIGCGNLRAGRLFIDYLHTGNYYGLDISPDILMAAQDTLVRYGLREKLPHLTPVRDLRLEFLPSEFFDVVHAHSVFSHSPLEVIEECFAHVGRVMKPQAHFDFTFDRTEGREHQVLREDFYYRTETLVELAARHGFTATFMADWEPLHKQSKLRLTRRPEA, encoded by the coding sequence ATGGCCTACGCCGCGGGCCACCCGCACCGGATCGCGCCGCACCTGCGGCGCCTGGCCCGCGACACCTGGTACCGCCTGCGCACCCGCGACCACATCGCCTACTACCGCCGCGTCATGCGCTCCGACACCGCCCGCGACCCGGAGGGCGCGGTCGGCTCGCACACGCACAAGCGCTGGCTCGCGCTCGGGCGCACCCAGTTCGACTACCTCGTCCGGCACGGGCTCAAGCCGGAGTGCCGGATGCTGGAGATCGGCTGCGGCAACCTGCGGGCCGGCCGGCTGTTCATCGACTACCTGCACACCGGCAACTACTACGGTCTCGACATCTCGCCCGACATCCTCATGGCGGCCCAGGACACCCTCGTCCGCTACGGCCTGCGGGAGAAGCTGCCGCACCTGACGCCGGTCCGCGACCTGCGCCTGGAGTTCCTGCCCAGCGAGTTCTTCGACGTCGTGCACGCCCACAGCGTCTTCTCGCACTCGCCGCTGGAGGTCATCGAGGAGTGCTTCGCGCACGTGGGCCGGGTGATGAAGCCGCAGGCGCACTTCGACTTCACCTTCGACCGCACCGAGGGCCGCGAGCACCAGGTGCTGCGCGAGGACTTCTACTACCGCACCGAGACGCTGGTGGAGCTGGCCGCCCGCCACGGTTTCACCGCGACGTTCATGGCGGACTGGGAGCCGCTGCACAAGCAGTCCAAGCTCCGCCTCACCCGGCGGCCGGAGGCGTGA
- a CDS encoding beta-glucosidase family protein gives MPARVEQPASELEERRARRVRELMTEMTLDEKLAQLVGVWLNVNRDEGVVAPLQDSMQGEEVEFEAFAGDGLGQVTRHYGTRPVEPGWASGVLAARQRWLRRETRLGIPALAHEECLTGLAAWRATVYPVPPAWGASFDPALVERMAARIGADMRLLGVHQGLAPVLDVIRDQRWGRVEECVSEDPYEVATIGAAYVRGLQSAGVIATLKHFVGYSNSRAGRNLAPVHAGAREVADTLLFPFEVAVRDAGAGSVMNSYAEIDGVPVAADAHYLTRVLREEWGFEGTVVADYFSVAFLHTLHAVAEDAEDAAVQALTAGIDVELPTGVAYLEPLRNAVLSGRVGEDLVDRALLRVLRQKARLGLLDDGPTADEPAEPAEPVDLDGPESREVARLLAEESVVLLSNDGVLPLGPCEGRRLAVVGPNADEVAALFGCYSFVQHVLPHFPGVEAGIAAPTLLEALRAELPGAVIETARGTGVDDGDRSGIAEAARLAAASDVAVVVLGDRSGLFGRGTSGEGCDVESLELPGAQRELAEAVIATGTPVVVVLMTGRGYAVPGLLRDAAAVVQAFFPGEEGAGAIARVLSGAVNPSGRLPMSLPRASGGQPYSYLHPRLGGAGSVSNVDPAPALPFGHGLSYTAFGYADMTADAEAPAGGPIRCSVTVRNAGDRRGAEVVQLYATDRVASVTRPVAQLVGYARVELGPGERARVGFEVPARLLAFTGRDGRRIVEPGAVGLSFRRSARDVIEERDVTLTGPVHEITGEEPRLTAVTVEREV, from the coding sequence ATGCCTGCACGTGTGGAGCAGCCGGCGTCCGAGCTGGAGGAACGCCGCGCGCGGCGGGTCCGTGAGTTGATGACGGAGATGACGCTGGACGAGAAGCTCGCCCAGCTCGTGGGCGTGTGGCTGAACGTCAACCGCGACGAGGGCGTGGTCGCGCCGCTGCAGGACTCGATGCAGGGCGAGGAGGTGGAGTTCGAGGCGTTCGCCGGCGACGGCCTGGGCCAGGTCACCCGCCACTACGGCACCCGCCCGGTCGAGCCGGGGTGGGCGAGCGGCGTGCTGGCCGCCCGCCAGCGGTGGCTGCGCCGCGAGACCCGCCTCGGCATCCCCGCGCTGGCCCACGAGGAGTGCCTGACCGGCCTCGCCGCCTGGCGGGCCACGGTCTACCCGGTGCCGCCGGCGTGGGGGGCGTCGTTCGATCCCGCGCTGGTCGAGCGCATGGCGGCGCGGATCGGGGCGGACATGCGGCTGCTCGGCGTCCACCAGGGGCTGGCACCGGTGCTCGACGTCATCCGCGACCAGCGGTGGGGGCGGGTCGAGGAGTGCGTCTCCGAGGACCCGTACGAGGTGGCCACCATCGGCGCGGCCTACGTGCGCGGCCTGCAGTCGGCGGGCGTGATCGCCACGCTCAAGCACTTCGTCGGCTACTCCAACTCCCGGGCGGGCCGCAACCTCGCGCCGGTGCACGCCGGCGCCCGCGAGGTGGCCGACACGCTGCTGTTCCCGTTCGAGGTGGCGGTGCGCGACGCCGGCGCGGGCTCGGTCATGAACTCCTACGCCGAGATCGACGGCGTCCCGGTGGCCGCCGACGCCCACTACCTGACGAGGGTCCTGCGCGAGGAGTGGGGGTTCGAGGGCACGGTCGTGGCCGACTACTTCTCCGTCGCCTTCCTGCACACGCTGCACGCCGTCGCCGAGGACGCCGAGGACGCGGCCGTGCAGGCGCTCACGGCGGGCATCGACGTCGAGCTGCCCACCGGCGTGGCGTACCTGGAGCCGCTGAGGAACGCCGTGCTCTCGGGCCGCGTCGGGGAGGACCTGGTGGACCGGGCGCTGCTGCGGGTGCTGCGGCAGAAGGCGCGGCTCGGGCTGCTCGACGACGGCCCCACGGCGGACGAGCCCGCGGAGCCGGCGGAGCCCGTGGACCTCGACGGGCCGGAGTCGCGCGAGGTGGCGCGGCTGCTGGCCGAGGAGTCGGTCGTGCTGCTGTCCAACGACGGGGTGCTGCCGCTCGGCCCCTGCGAGGGGCGCCGCCTGGCCGTGGTCGGGCCGAACGCCGACGAGGTGGCCGCGCTGTTCGGCTGCTACTCCTTCGTCCAGCACGTGCTGCCGCACTTCCCCGGCGTCGAGGCGGGGATCGCCGCGCCGACGCTGCTGGAGGCGCTGCGCGCGGAGCTGCCCGGCGCGGTGATCGAGACCGCGCGCGGCACCGGCGTGGACGACGGCGACCGCTCCGGCATCGCCGAGGCCGCCCGGCTCGCCGCCGCGTCCGACGTGGCGGTGGTGGTGCTCGGCGACCGGTCGGGGCTGTTCGGCCGCGGCACGTCCGGCGAGGGCTGCGACGTGGAGAGCCTGGAGCTGCCCGGCGCGCAGCGGGAGCTGGCCGAGGCGGTCATCGCCACCGGCACGCCGGTCGTGGTGGTGCTGATGACCGGCCGCGGGTACGCGGTGCCCGGCCTGCTCCGCGACGCCGCCGCCGTCGTGCAGGCGTTCTTCCCCGGCGAGGAGGGGGCGGGGGCGATCGCCCGGGTGCTGAGCGGCGCCGTCAACCCGTCCGGCCGGCTGCCGATGAGCCTGCCGCGAGCGAGCGGCGGCCAGCCCTACAGCTACCTGCACCCCAGGCTCGGCGGGGCCGGTTCCGTGAGCAACGTCGACCCCGCGCCCGCGCTGCCCTTCGGCCACGGGCTGAGCTACACGGCCTTCGGCTACGCGGACATGACCGCCGACGCCGAGGCCCCGGCCGGCGGCCCGATCCGCTGCTCGGTCACCGTGCGCAACGCCGGCGACCGGCGCGGCGCCGAGGTCGTCCAGCTCTACGCCACCGACCGCGTCGCCTCGGTGACCCGGCCGGTCGCCCAGCTCGTCGGGTACGCCCGCGTCGAGCTCGGCCCCGGCGAGCGGGCCCGGGTCGGCTTCGAGGTGCCCGCCAGGCTGCTCGCCTTCACCGGCCGCGACGGGCGGCGGATCGTGGAGCCCGGCGCGGTGGGGCTGTCCTTCCGCCGGTCGGCGCGGGACGTGATCGAGGAGCGGGACGTGACGCTGACCGGCCCCGTCCACGAGATCACCGGCGAGGAGCCGCGCCTGACCGCCGTGACCGTCGAGCGGGAAGTGTGA
- a CDS encoding LacI family DNA-binding transcriptional regulator — MRRATLADVAAAAGVSVPTVSKVLSGKKHVSAATRDKVLEAVRAFGYEAPRPPATPRAGIVDMLIDGLGSPWAHVVVDGAERAAARWGFSLVVTSSARSDFDLRRWIGIMRKRGTDGIVLVLSRAGAEEIRAIEELLHVPLVLLDPVGQRDPRLSAVGATNWNGGVLATTHLLELGHTRIGFIGGPLDIQCTLDRYEGYLAAHRTFGIEPDPGLTRYGDFLVSGGKRHGAELLDRDDPPTAVFAGSDLQAAGVYQAAAERGVRVPAELSVVGFDDSPLCETMSPPLTTVRQPLDDMANEAVRLISEELTHPRGPAGTRIELATTLIPRASTAPPAKG, encoded by the coding sequence GTGCGCCGAGCCACGCTCGCGGACGTCGCGGCGGCAGCCGGAGTGTCGGTGCCCACGGTGTCCAAGGTCCTGAGCGGCAAGAAACACGTCTCCGCCGCCACCAGGGACAAGGTCCTGGAGGCGGTGCGCGCCTTCGGCTACGAGGCCCCGCGCCCGCCCGCCACGCCCCGCGCCGGCATCGTCGACATGCTCATCGACGGGCTCGGCTCGCCGTGGGCGCACGTCGTCGTCGACGGCGCGGAACGGGCCGCCGCCCGCTGGGGGTTCTCGCTCGTCGTGACCTCCTCCGCGCGGTCCGACTTCGACCTGCGGCGCTGGATCGGCATCATGCGCAAGCGCGGCACCGACGGCATCGTGCTCGTGCTCTCCCGCGCCGGCGCCGAGGAGATCAGGGCCATCGAGGAGCTGCTGCACGTCCCGCTGGTCCTGCTCGACCCGGTCGGGCAGCGCGACCCGCGCCTGTCCGCCGTCGGCGCCACCAACTGGAACGGCGGCGTCCTCGCCACCACCCACCTGCTGGAGCTCGGCCACACCCGCATCGGCTTCATCGGCGGGCCGCTCGACATCCAGTGCACCCTCGACCGCTACGAGGGCTACCTCGCCGCCCACCGCACCTTCGGCATCGAGCCCGACCCCGGGCTGACCCGCTACGGCGACTTCCTCGTCTCCGGCGGCAAGCGCCACGGGGCCGAGCTGCTCGACCGCGACGACCCGCCCACCGCCGTCTTCGCCGGCTCCGACCTCCAGGCCGCGGGCGTCTACCAGGCGGCGGCCGAGCGCGGCGTCCGGGTGCCCGCCGAGCTGTCGGTGGTGGGCTTCGACGACTCGCCGCTCTGCGAGACGATGTCGCCGCCGCTCACCACCGTCCGCCAGCCGCTCGACGACATGGCGAACGAGGCCGTGCGGCTCATCAGCGAGGAGCTGACCCACCCGCGCGGCCCGGCGGGGACCCGCATCGAGCTCGCCACCACCCTCATCCCGCGCGCCAGCACCGCCCCGCCCGCCAAGGGCTGA
- a CDS encoding isochorismatase family cysteine hydrolase gives MAGGYTTGVTSTSYEIGRTAVLLVDPYNDFLSEGGKIWHRVREIAERVNLLAHLRAITAAAREAGMLVFIVPHRQWRPGDYDDWDHPNPTQRGIQERHSFERGTWGGEWRDDLVSPGSDIVAKQHWAQSGFPNTDLDLLLRQHGITHVILIGLLANTCVESTGRYAMELGYHVTLVRDATAAFSEELMRAAHELNGPTFAHSVTTTADLLAAIRSARGEEEDRQVRRRPR, from the coding sequence GTGGCCGGGGGGTACACCACGGGCGTGACCAGCACGTCCTACGAGATCGGCCGGACCGCCGTCCTCCTCGTCGACCCGTACAACGACTTCCTGTCCGAGGGCGGGAAGATCTGGCACCGGGTACGGGAGATCGCCGAGCGGGTGAACCTCCTGGCCCACCTGCGCGCGATCACCGCCGCCGCCCGGGAGGCCGGGATGCTCGTCTTCATCGTCCCGCACCGGCAGTGGCGGCCCGGCGACTACGACGACTGGGACCATCCCAACCCCACCCAGCGCGGCATCCAGGAGCGCCACTCCTTCGAGCGGGGCACCTGGGGCGGCGAGTGGCGCGACGACCTCGTCTCGCCGGGCAGCGACATCGTGGCCAAGCAGCACTGGGCGCAGAGCGGGTTCCCCAACACCGACCTCGACCTGCTGCTGCGCCAGCACGGCATCACCCACGTGATCCTCATCGGCCTGCTCGCCAACACCTGCGTCGAGTCGACCGGCCGGTACGCGATGGAGCTCGGCTACCACGTCACCCTGGTCAGGGACGCGACCGCGGCCTTCAGCGAGGAGCTGATGCGCGCCGCCCACGAGCTCAACGGGCCGACGTTCGCGCACTCCGTCACGACGACCGCGGACCTCCTCGCCGCGATCAGGTCGGCGCGCGGCGAGGAGGAGGACCGTCAGGTCAGGCGAAGGCCCAGGTGA